The Streptomyces lienomycini sequence TCCGGGTCAGGGAACCGGCGGAACTGGTGGAGTGCGTACGGGAACTGGGTGCGCGGCTGGGACGGGCGGCGGGAGGCGACTGAGCGCACCCCGTCAGGCGGGGGCGTCCTCCCAGGCGAACCCGCGCAGCGCCGCCAGGTTCAGCAGCGCCTGCTCCAGGGGACTGCGCGCCCCCTGGGAGGACGACGCCCAGTGCTCGGCCGCGACGCGCACGGCCGCACCCGCCACGGCGGCCGCGAAGTGCAGCCGGGGAGAGGCGGCCAGTCGCGCGGCAACGTTGTCGTCGCCGCCGGCCATCCGTGCGGCCAGCGCCTCGACCAGTCCACGCTCCGTGGAGTGGCAGACCTCGGCCCACACCTTGCGCAGCGCCGGGCTGCTCCCGGCCAGGTGGATGAGGGTGCGGGCCCACTCCCAGGACGGCGCCGAGACACCGGCGCCCGGGGTCAGCGTGTGCCGCACGGCGTGTTCCAGGGCGTCGGGCGGGGCCAGCTCGGCCGGGGCCTCGCGCACCGCCCGTACCCAGCGCTCGGCGCCCAGGGCGTAGAGCGGGGCGACCGCCTCTTCCTTGGCGGCGAAGTAGCGGTAGAAGGTGCGCGGGGCGACCCCGGCGGCCCTGGCGATGTCCTCGGCCCGGGTGGCCCGCAGGCCCTGGCCGACGAAGAGGCGGGCCGCGGCCCGGGCGATCTCCATCCGGGTCTCGGCCTTGCGCCGCTCGGTCAGGG is a genomic window containing:
- a CDS encoding TetR/AcrR family transcriptional regulator; translation: MSSTIPAFPASAPEPGPVSLTERRKAETRMEIARAAARLFVGQGLRATRAEDIARAAGVAPRTFYRYFAAKEEAVAPLYALGAERWVRAVREAPAELAPPDALEHAVRHTLTPGAGVSAPSWEWARTLIHLAGSSPALRKVWAEVCHSTERGLVEALAARMAGGDDNVAARLAASPRLHFAAAVAGAAVRVAAEHWASSSQGARSPLEQALLNLAALRGFAWEDAPA